In Verrucomicrobiia bacterium, the following proteins share a genomic window:
- a CDS encoding transposase, whose amino-acid sequence MPRKLRVQFPGAMYHVMSRGDRRERIFLDDVDRQDFIKSLAEACQKTSWQVHAYCLMPNHYHLVLETPQPNLVPGMAWLQSSYTIRLNHRHHLVGHVFSGRYRCQLVEGSSSGYLKTACDYVHLNPVRARLLDPQERLLAYPWSSFGAYVAAPEHRPSWIRVDRLLGEHGIQEDTPMARQCFEQRMETRRAEETDPETLKAMQHGWCLGSEAFRRQMLARMEASLGGHHAGQLHLQAAQAKAERLIAEELQQLGWREEDLANRPKNDPLKLEMAARLRRETTLSIKAIAARVHLGTSKAANAKLHTHMRHGNQPDTSQPMLGI is encoded by the coding sequence ATGCCGCGCAAGCTTCGCGTTCAATTTCCCGGCGCGATGTATCACGTGATGAGCCGTGGCGACAGGCGTGAGAGAATCTTCCTGGACGACGTGGACCGCCAGGATTTTATCAAAAGCCTTGCCGAAGCGTGTCAGAAAACCAGTTGGCAGGTCCATGCGTATTGCCTCATGCCCAACCACTATCACCTGGTGCTGGAAACGCCGCAACCCAACCTCGTGCCGGGAATGGCCTGGTTACAAAGCAGCTACACCATTCGGCTCAACCACCGACACCACCTTGTCGGTCATGTCTTCAGCGGGCGCTATCGGTGCCAACTGGTCGAAGGCAGCAGCAGCGGGTACCTGAAGACGGCCTGCGATTACGTGCACCTCAATCCAGTCCGCGCCAGGTTGCTCGACCCTCAAGAGCGGCTGCTGGCCTATCCGTGGAGCAGCTTTGGTGCGTACGTCGCCGCGCCCGAGCATCGGCCCTCCTGGATCCGGGTTGACCGACTGCTCGGTGAACACGGGATTCAGGAGGATACCCCGATGGCGCGGCAGTGTTTCGAGCAGAGAATGGAGACCCGCCGCGCCGAAGAAACCGACCCGGAGACGCTCAAAGCGATGCAGCACGGTTGGTGCTTGGGCAGCGAGGCTTTCAGAAGGCAAATGCTGGCAAGGATGGAGGCTAGCTTAGGCGGTCATCACGCCGGCCAACTGCACTTGCAAGCGGCGCAGGCCAAAGCCGAGCGGCTCATCGCTGAGGAGCTCCAGCAGCTTGGCTGGCGCGAGGAAGACCTGGCGAACCGACCGAAGAATGACCCGCTAAAACTTGAGATGGCCGCGCGCTTGCGCCGGGAAACCACGCTGTCGATCAAAGCGATTGCGGCTCGGGTTCACCTTGG